Proteins from a genomic interval of Flammeovirgaceae bacterium SG7u.111:
- the bamD gene encoding outer membrane protein assembly factor BamD, producing the protein MKKSVYIILSIAVLTLGSCSNLTKIMKSNNINEKYKAAIKYYESGDYYRAGLLFEDLLPNMIGKPEAEQVQFYFAYCHYYQSQFELSAHYFKSFHDTYQRSNFANEALYMHAYSLYKATPEYNLDQSNTEQAIQAVQDFLNMYPTSNYVSEAEDLIKELRENLEVKAYNIAKQYQKLRRYKAAVIACDNFQKDFPDSDYKEEITYMKVLSQYEMSKVSLRSLQKERYEEAVEYYYYFLDKYPESKYLKPAESIYKSCQKELASLNALQKASKKKLQKKEKDKV; encoded by the coding sequence ATGAAAAAATCTGTATATATAATATTATCTATTGCGGTACTTACTTTGGGCTCGTGTAGTAACCTGACCAAAATAATGAAAAGCAATAATATCAATGAGAAGTACAAGGCAGCTATAAAATACTACGAAAGTGGTGATTATTATCGTGCTGGGTTACTTTTTGAGGATTTGTTGCCGAACATGATTGGTAAGCCAGAAGCAGAACAAGTTCAGTTCTACTTTGCTTATTGTCACTATTATCAGTCTCAATTCGAGTTGAGTGCCCATTATTTCAAAAGTTTCCACGATACGTATCAGCGAAGCAATTTTGCTAACGAAGCGCTTTACATGCATGCCTACTCGCTATATAAAGCAACTCCTGAATATAACCTTGACCAGTCGAATACAGAACAGGCTATCCAAGCTGTGCAGGATTTCTTAAATATGTATCCTACTAGCAACTATGTATCTGAAGCCGAGGACTTGATAAAGGAGTTGAGAGAGAATTTAGAAGTGAAAGCTTACAATATAGCTAAGCAGTATCAAAAACTTAGGAGATACAAAGCTGCTGTAATTGCTTGTGATAATTTCCAAAAGGATTTTCCCGATTCAGATTATAAAGAGGAAATAACCTACATGAAAGTTCTTTCTCAGTACGAAATGTCAAAGGTTAGTTTACGATCTTTGCAAAAAGAGCGTTATGAGGAAGCTGTTGAATATTATTATTACTTTTTGGACAAATATCCTGAAAGCAAATACTTGAAGCCAGCAGAATCTATTTATAAGTCTTGCCAAAAAGAACTAGCAAGTCTTAATGCGCTTCAAAAAGCGAGCAAAAAAAAGCTTCAGAAAAAAGAGAAAGACAAGGTCTAG
- a CDS encoding DNA-directed RNA polymerase subunit omega — protein MANASIITRDVPELTKDTGNVYEAVVIVSKRARQIGTKLKEELNSKLAEFATTVDNLEEVFENREQIEISKFYERMPKPTALAIEEFLEGKVYFRRQDELGED, from the coding sequence ATGGCAAACGCATCAATCATCACCAGAGACGTACCAGAACTTACTAAAGATACTGGCAATGTTTACGAAGCTGTAGTTATAGTTTCTAAGAGGGCAAGGCAAATAGGCACTAAACTCAAAGAAGAACTCAATAGCAAATTGGCAGAATTTGCCACCACGGTTGATAACCTCGAAGAAGTATTCGAAAACCGTGAGCAAATTGAAATCTCAAAATTCTATGAGAGAATGCCAAAACCAACAGCTTTGGCTATAGAGGAGTTTTTGGAAGGAAAAGTTTATTTCCGTCGTCAAGATGAACTTGGTGAAGACTAA